CCTCAGATTTGGTACCAATGCTATTAATTGGCTTTTGAAAAACAAAACTTTGATGGGTAACGAAGTTTAAAGGGCCCCAGGTCCCTTCCTTAAAAAGGGGGACAGCGGTAATAAGAGTAAAGACCTTTTATCCTTATGGGTGGGCAGCGGGGCTAAGGGACCCCAGCTCCCTTCCCTAAAAAGGGTGGGGAGCGGGGCAAAGGGGCGCTAAAAAAGCTTCTAATGGCAGCTATCACTTCAAAACTGGAGGGGAAAAAAATGAGAAAACTTTATCGTTCCAGAGAAAATAAGATTTTAGCCGGCGTTTGTGGAGGCTTAGGTGAGTATTTCGAAATTGATCCAGTTATCATACGACTTTTGTGGATTGTGTTAAGCCTAGTTTGGGGATTTGGGGTTATTTTGTACATAATCGCAATTTTTATAATCCCACCGCAACCTCAAGGAAATCGTTATTCTGATGAACATTTAGAAGAAACGCCCGGAACCGAGCACCATCATATTTCACATAATCTAGAAGACGAAGACAGAAAAGTCGTTATAGGGTTGTTTGCATTACTATTTATCGTAATTGGGCTAATTATTTTGGTAAGTATAATAACTCCTTCGACATTTTTCTTTAGAAATTTTATCAAAATCGTGATAAGTATATTATTGATCGGAATTGGGGCATATTTGATTTCCAAATCAAGAACCAAAAAATAACTTAGGGCGAAGGGCAAAGACTCTTTTATTCTAAAGGGTGGGCAGCGGGGCGAAAGGGGCGCTAAAAAGCTTTTTAACAACGTATATAGTATTATTTTAGCGCTTTTTTTCACATAAATATGTTAAAAATTGCTCAAATTTAGTGAAAATATTAACAATCTAGATTTTGCTAATAAATGCATCAAAGTTTTTGTATTTCAAAATTAGAAGGAGGCGATGGAATGGAAAAGTATTATGAAAAAGAACTCTTGGAAGAACTTCACGATATTCAAGAAACGTATGGATTCATCTCCGAAGAGGATATCTTGAGAATCTCGCAAAAAAGAGACATCCCAAAAGCTCAGTTGTACGGGGTGATCAGTTTTTATTCTATGTTCCATCTTGAACCAACGGGGAAATACATCGTACGTGTATGTGACAGTGTCTCATGTAGATTAAACGAGTCCACAACCTTAGTTAAAGCCTTGAAAGATTATCTCAAAGTTGAAGAAAATGAAACCACAAAAGACAAAAAATTCACTCTAGAGGTAGTTGAATGTTTGGGGCATTGTGATGAAGGCCCTGTTATGATGGTTAACGATACTTATTACACTCATCTAACTGTTACCAAGGCGATTCAAATACTCGATTCACTGGAATAGGAGGGGGAAATAATGGAAAGAATCTTTCTAAAAAAAGACTTAGGCAAAAATTTGGAAGAATACGACTTTCTCGGCTTAAAAAATGCTTTGAAGATGCAGCCCCAACAAGTTATCAACAAAATAAAAGAAAGTGGTTTAAGAGGAAGAGGCGGAGCCGGATTCCCTACAGGTATAAAATGGGAAACGGTGTTTTCAATTGAAAATGACACCAAATTTATCATATGTAATGCGGATGAAGGAGAACCCGGAACTTTCAAAGACAGATTTTTGATGGAAAATCTACCTTTTAAAGTTTTGGAAGGCATAATAATCAGCGGTTATGCCACTGGATCTAAATATGGTTACATCTACATTAGAGGTGAATATGTAGAGGCAATAAAAATCGTTAAGAAAGCGATCGAAAAACTTTATGAAAAAAATATATTGGGAGAAAATATTCTAAACTCGGATTTCTTGTTTGATTTGAAGTTAGTGAGAGGTGCAGGCGCCTACGTTTGTGGAGATGAGACATCTTTAATCAATTCCATTGAAGGAGACAGAGGAAAATCTCGTATAAAACCTCCTTTACCAGTTTTTGAGGGATTGTATGGTAAACCAACAGTTGTCAATAACGTTGAAACATTAGCTGCGGCAGCAGAAATAATGAGTTACGATAACAACCCTTATTCACAAATGGGAACAGAAAAAAGCAGAGGAACAAAATTAGTCTCTATCAGTGGTGATGTCAACAAACCAGGCGTTTACGAAGTAGAATTTGGAAAGTTAACAGTTAAAGATATTGTACAAGAAGTGGCAGGAGGGGTTAAAGGGGAAAAAATCGGCTTTGTTATACCAGGTGGAATTTCCACCGAAGCATTAACTGAAGATGAATTAAATGTACCTTACACCTATGAAAATCTTCAAAAAATGGGGAGTAACATCGGATCTGGCGGAATGATAGTAGTTTCTTCACAAAGAAATCATTTAGAAATCGTTAAAAATGTCTCCGACTTTTTCCGAGACGAAACATGTGGAACGTGTTTCCCATGTAGAGAAGGAAATAAGAACATAAACAAAATCGTATCGGATATATATAAAAGAGGATATCCAACTTCACACGAAATAGAAATAATCTCTGATATACAGTACGCGGTAAGCTCTGCAGCACGTTGTGGATTTGGAGAATCTTCTTTGAACCTTATTCTCTCCATATTTGAGAAATTTTACACAAAGAAGGTGGAAGTATGAAAGTAAAGATAAATAACAGAGAATATGAATTCGATCAGGAAATTAGTATTTTAGACGCCACAAAGAAAGCTCACATAAAAATACCTACACTTTGTTACTCTGAAAAACTTGAACCTTTTGGAAGTTGTAG
The sequence above is drawn from the Petrotoga mexicana DSM 14811 genome and encodes:
- a CDS encoding PspC domain-containing protein; this encodes MRKLYRSRENKILAGVCGGLGEYFEIDPVIIRLLWIVLSLVWGFGVILYIIAIFIIPPQPQGNRYSDEHLEETPGTEHHHISHNLEDEDRKVVIGLFALLFIVIGLIILVSIITPSTFFFRNFIKIVISILLIGIGAYLISKSRTKK
- a CDS encoding complex I 24 kDa subunit family protein is translated as MEKYYEKELLEELHDIQETYGFISEEDILRISQKRDIPKAQLYGVISFYSMFHLEPTGKYIVRVCDSVSCRLNESTTLVKALKDYLKVEENETTKDKKFTLEVVECLGHCDEGPVMMVNDTYYTHLTVTKAIQILDSLE
- a CDS encoding complex I 51 kDa subunit family protein, whose translation is MERIFLKKDLGKNLEEYDFLGLKNALKMQPQQVINKIKESGLRGRGGAGFPTGIKWETVFSIENDTKFIICNADEGEPGTFKDRFLMENLPFKVLEGIIISGYATGSKYGYIYIRGEYVEAIKIVKKAIEKLYEKNILGENILNSDFLFDLKLVRGAGAYVCGDETSLINSIEGDRGKSRIKPPLPVFEGLYGKPTVVNNVETLAAAAEIMSYDNNPYSQMGTEKSRGTKLVSISGDVNKPGVYEVEFGKLTVKDIVQEVAGGVKGEKIGFVIPGGISTEALTEDELNVPYTYENLQKMGSNIGSGGMIVVSSQRNHLEIVKNVSDFFRDETCGTCFPCREGNKNINKIVSDIYKRGYPTSHEIEIISDIQYAVSSAARCGFGESSLNLILSIFEKFYTKKVEV